In Candidatus Dependentiae bacterium, a single genomic region encodes these proteins:
- the rpsO gene encoding 30S ribosomal protein S15 — protein MALTKEQMQEVVKDFGRDGQDTGSSEVQIAALTGKIKVLTEHMKSNHKDYSSRLGLLKMVAQRRTLLNYLHKENEQKYNEIKHKLGLK, from the coding sequence ATGGCTTTAACAAAAGAGCAAATGCAAGAAGTTGTAAAAGATTTTGGTAGAGATGGACAAGATACCGGTTCATCTGAGGTGCAAATTGCAGCACTAACAGGTAAGATTAAGGTTTTAACTGAACACATGAAAAGTAATCATAAAGATTATTCTTCACGTTTAGGATTATTAAAAATGGTTGCTCAACGGCGTACATTACTTAATTATTTGCACAAAGAAAATGAGCAAAAATATAATGAGATAAAACATAAACTTGGTTTGAAATAA